One part of the Vicia villosa cultivar HV-30 ecotype Madison, WI linkage group LG6, Vvil1.0, whole genome shotgun sequence genome encodes these proteins:
- the LOC131610151 gene encoding uncharacterized protein LOC131610151, whose amino-acid sequence METLVVVAQHRNQYYGGSKSPRFGSSSPSSHFRGINCRTFQTGSGILPTPFNSTTSASPDNKLKTPLSTPVSKSDGKSLFKDAPSSAPVPIRDNGCRKDVAFVDANGSFLLSELWAGPTYSNSPPPSSLPIPKFSVRPKRTVSLELPVSALPEIEMRQFAYSAPCSPRQEDSPFAKDFFVNDDSATKTLCRILNLNLDDDE is encoded by the coding sequence atggAGACACTTGTTGTTGTAGCTCAGCATAGGAACCAATACTATGGTGGATCTAAATCGCCACGATTTGGTTCTTCTTCGCCTTCGAGTCACTTTAGGGGTATTAATTGTAGAACATTTCAAACTGGGTCTGGTATTCTACCAACACCGTTTAACTCTACTACTTCGGCTTCGCCGGATAATAAACTGAAAACACCTTTAAGTACTCCGGTTTCGAAGTCTGATGGTAAAAGTTTGTTCAAAGATGCACCTAGTAGTGCCCCGGTTCCTATCAGAGACAATGGTTGTAGAAAGGATGTAGCTTTTGTTGATGCTAATGGTAGTTTTTTGCTTTCAGAACTTTGGGCTGGACCTACttattcaaattctccaccgCCTAGTTCTTTGCCGATTCCGAAATTCTCTGTTAGGCCTAAGAGGACTGTGTCTCTTGAGCTTCCTGTTTCTGCTTTACCTGAGATTGAAATGCGTCAGTTTGCTTACTCTGCTCCGTGTTCCCCTCGTCAGGAGGATTCCCCTTTCGCAAAAGATTTCTTTGTTAATGATGATTCTGCGACTAAGACACTCTGTCGCATTCTCAATCTTAACttggatgatgatgaatga